The nucleotide sequence GCAGGACCATTAAGTTCGAATTTTATCATATCTAGTGCAGTAGGACATCTGTTTCCTTCTTCATCAACCACTTCCACTTGTATCAATCCGAGGTCGTGTCCATTAGCTATCATTCCTTCTGGTCTTTGGATTAAGCTTAATTTTAGAGACTTTGGCTCTCCGGCAGTGAGTATCTCATCTTCACTGACAGCCTCACCATTTTCGTTATAACTGACCGCTTTTATGGAGCCTGGCCGCCAAGCAACATCTTTAAAGGTAAAAAGAAAGCGATGGGACTGCACACCTTTGCCTAGCGATCTGTTATTGATGAATAATTCTACTTCTTCTGCATTAGATACTACATATATGGGTTTTTCTACACCCTTTTCATAATTCCAATGGCCAATAATATGCGTACGGGAATTTTCGGGGTCTACCCATCCATCCCACATGACCTGATGGGCATAAAATCCGTCTTTTGGAATGCGCATGGGATCGACTTCTCCACTTCTTCTGTAATTTTCGGCACCCCTAAAGTGGGTCTGGGTGTCTGAAAAGATGATGTTGACACCACCTGAACTTACCCTTCTTCCTGTCCCAGGACGTTCGCGAAAATAATCATACCATCTAATTATATTTTCAATGGCATGGGAATCTTGGTTACGGTTGTATGCACTTGCATTTTTGCCTTTATAGAGAGGACCATCACCGTCTTTATGATAAGGAGGGGTGTATTCGTCCCAGTATTTTCGAAGACCCTCGTCTCTTGAGTATTCTGTGGCCCACATAGGCTGATCTGCACTTTTATTTATATAGAGCATTTCACCACCGTATTCGGCTACTTTGCTATCGAGCATTTCTCGGCTTCCAATGGCACGACCACCGTATGGGTCATAAGTGTCCCTGATTTGCTTCATCTCTGACATATGTTCTTCGCTGATATTGTCGTTTCCGCATTCATAGAATAAAATGCTGGGATTATTACGGTTGTAGATGATGGCCTCCCTCATGAGGTTTTTTCGTTGCTCCCATCGGTTGTCCTGTACATCACTTTCTGCATCGCCGGCTGGCATAGCCTGAATAAGCCCCACACGGTCACAGGACGCTATATCCTGTTTCCATGGTGTGATATGCATCCACCGGACTAGGTTGGCATTGCCCTCTACCATCATCCTATTGCTGAAATCACTGAGCCAGGCTGGAACGGACAAGCCCACACCGGGCCATTCGTTGCTGGTCCGTTGGGCATAGCCCTTAATTTGGAGTACTCGGTCATTAAGATAGACCATACCATTTTTAAAGTCCGTCTTCCTGAATCCGGTAGTGGTTTTTACCTCATCAATGACCTCTCCATCAACCAATAACTTAGTGTATACATCATACAAATAGCCATATCCCCAGCTCCAAAAATGGAGACCTTCCACTTTTGCCGAAGCAAATATGTAGTCGGTTTGTCCGGGAGAAAGTGTAGTTGGTGTACTTCCAAATGATTTCAACAGACTTCCATTTTTTTCCTTAATGTCTACTTGGTATTGAAAAGTCTTCGCGGAAGCATATTCATTTCTGATTTGGCTATTGGCAGTTATTGAGGCAGAACCTTCTCTAATATTGATGTCCTGTGCGTAGATATAGACCCCTTCGGTTCCAAGGTTAGCATAAAGGGGCAAAGTCTGATAGAGCTTGTCGGTTATATGCAGGTAAACATTTTTTGGGATCCCACCATAATTTACATTGAAATTGCGGTCGCTCCATTGGAACTTAGTACCCGTGGATTTTTCTCTATAGTCCCAATCATTGTCTGTCCTCACTGCAATTATATTGGTAGCAGGGGATGGCTTTAATAGGTCTGAAACGTCGAACCCCACGGCCATGGCCCCATTTTCATGCCGTCCGATATGGATTCCGTTGATATAAAATTCTCCACCTTGGCGCACCCCCTCAAATTCCAAAAAAACTTTTTTCCCCTCGGTTCCTTTTGGGAGTACAAAGTTCTTTCTGTACCATGCAATACCGGTTGACATGCTATGAATGTCTACTTTGAATGCCTCATCCTCATTCCAGGCATAAGGCAGGGTTACTTCCTTCCATTGCCTGTCATTGAATTTTGGGTTTTCGGCACCTTCAGGATTACCGACTTCTACTTTCCAATTTGAATTGAAATTATAGGTAGTCCTTTGGGCTTGTACACAGTGAAATAGGAGGATTTCTCCAATTAGTAAAAGGAGTTTGAATTTCATGGTTATTATTGGAAATTGTTAAAAACTTATCTTCTGTAAAAGGTTAACTGTAACAAAAACTAATTGCATCTGGTATTTAGAATTATTTATTAGAATGGACCGCGCAATTGAGATATATGTTTAATTTCTATTGTATAAAATAAATTATCAGCTATTTAAGCTCCATAAGTACCAAGGGAGGGTTAAGTATGACCAATAACATATTGATTTAGGTGGTTTTCGTATAATTGCCCTTTTATATTACTTATCAAGAAAATTAAATCTGATTATCCGCAATGATGCCAGTAACCTTAAATCCTTTGCTTAAGTGGTCGGGAGTTTGAAGACTGAAGACCGAAGGAGTTGATATTTAAATTAAAACGAACATTTCGATTCGCTTTTAACTTTTACTGGTGCAATTGCGCGGATATACATAAAATTAAATGAGAATTTTAAAAAAAGTATGCTGCGGTGTACTGATGATGTATTGATATTATAGTAAGATGTAGCTTTTTATACAAAAACCTCTTTTTAGTCTTGTAAGTCTGGAGCTCGGAACTTGCATTCTTTTGATATTAGAAAATAAATTTCATCAGAGAGTAACCCTGCCCCGACAAGTAAATGGTGGGAAATATTGGTTTTGGGATATGTTTAATCGGTTAGCAGACTATATGATTAAAACCTGTAGGAGTTGATATGGGGAGTCCTCTGGGACTTGGGAATAGGAGCTTGTTATGAGAGAACTCAGGCTGGGTTAGCTTGATGAGTCAGCGACTCAATTTTAATAGGGCAATGACTGGGGAGGTTAACCAAAGCTTTGTGGCTATATTGAAGTCTGATATGGACATCCCAAAGGCCTACAATTTATTGGTCCAGAATTCAAATCTTGACCAATAAGTGTCTAGTAACCTTGAAAGGGTGAAGTATTCCACTGTACCCAAATATCCTTGGAATTTATAATTCCCGTTAGGCTGAAAGATTTTAATTCTTGGGAGTTGTTATAAGCAAAGGAGAGACATAAAGGGAATACCGAGGAGAGGTACTGGGAACGTCCAGATTTTATTAAGTGGTTTTGGAGGGGAAAAAGGGACTACCTTGCAAGCTGGCTATTCGTTTAAATCAGTCACTGACTGTTTTATTTACGCTCGTTCCCCTTTGAATGCTCCCATGCCTCGTATACCCCTAGTATACTATACGTTTACTTTTGGCTAAATTCTAAGAAAATGTGGTACTTTTTGAAGTGTGTTTTACACTATCTAAATATTATCTCTTAGACTGTTTACTTTTTTCTGAAGTCAAACATGATTTTAGTCTAAAATTAGACTATGTTGATCTTATTTTTTTAAAAAAAAATCATTTAATTATTGTAGATTAAAAAAAAATATTTGTTTTCAATATTCCCATTTGCTAACCGTTATGATTGCATTAAGCCAATTAGAAGACCAAAAACTGATCATTTTACTAAAAAAGGGAAATGATGAAGCATTTACAGCATTATATAATCGGTATTGGAAATCATTATATAAGACAGCAAATGCGATCATTAAGGATGAATCAATTGCAAGTGATATAGTTCAGGATGTCTTTGTTAGCTTATGGCAAAGGAAAGATGAAATTGAAGTATCATCTTTAAAGGCATATTTGCATCAAGCTACACGCTTTGCTGTTTTTAAAGCTATAAGACAAAATAAAGTAGACGCAGAATTCTATGAAAGAGTAAGGCAAGTTTCTGTAGAAATTATAACAGATAACCCATATTTGTTTAAAGAACAGCAACAATTGCTCGATAGAATAGTTAATTCGTTGCCAGATAACTGTAAAGATACATTTAAGTTGAGCAGGGAAGAAGGATTAACTTATAGACAAATTGCACAAAAGCTAAAAGTTTCGGAAAAGACAGTTGAAAAACGTATTTCAAAATCACTCCGTTATATTAGAAATGGGCTGAATATTGAATTGTGTCTTGGGATCATTTATTGTGTTTTTAAGTGATGTCAAAACTTAGAATGTTTTGTGTATATGGAGGCAGTATCTTTTAGTTTAAATTGATTTTATTAGTGCAATTACAAGTTATGGATAAAATAACATTTCAACATCTAGCAGATAAATTTGTGCAAGGCAAAACAAATAAGTCTGAGAATATCCTACTTAAGGAGTATTATAGGAAGTTAAGTATCAATGGCAATATTGAAATTTCCAAAGAGAAAGAAGAGAGCATAAGGACTTCAATTTTGCATGAAATTAGAAATAGGATTCATGAAGAAAATGTGCGCTTAAATCATCGGAATGCTACTAAATCAACTAAGAATATTTTCTTTAGAACTGGGGTGGCTGCGATCATCGTTTTGGGGATACTTCTTGTAGGAAGCGTTTTTTACCACCAATTGGATATTAGTAGGAATAACCTAGCTTATGATATGGACTTTCCTCCCGGTAAGGAAAAAGCCATACTTACAATGTCAAATGGGGAAAAGATAAATTTACTTGATTTAAAAGAGGGTGACGTTTTGGATATTGAAGGAGGAAAAATTACTAAAAGTGCAGAAGGTCAGGTAATATATAATGCATCATCTAATACGGACGATTTATCGGATAGGTATAATAGCATAAGCACCCCTGTTGGAGGAAAATATCAAGTTATACTACCTGATGGCTCTAAAGTTTGGTTAAATTCTTCATCCGAAATTGAATATCCGATAGCCTTCTCATCAGATGAAAGAAAAGTCAAGCTAAAAGGTGAAGCTTATTTTGAGGTAGAAAGTGATTTGAAAAGGCCGTTTTCTGTTGAAAGTGAAGGACAAGTAGTGACTGTTCACGGAACTCATTTTAATATTAATTCCTATTCTGAAGAAGGGGCGATAAAGACAACCCTAGTTGAGGGGAGTATAAGTGTTAAAAACACTTTAACCAATGATTCGAAATTACTGATCCCAGGTAATCAATCAGCAATTTACCGTGATTCTTTGGCTGTATATGAAGTTTCTGTTGATGAAAGTATTGCTTGGAAAGATGGTTATTTTCTTTTTAATGAAACAGACTTGAAGAGTATTATGAGACAAATAGAAAGGTGGTATGGGGTTGAAGTAGAGTATGAAAGCATCCCTGATGTTGAATTTTTTGGAAAAATCAGCCGTTCTTCGACCCTTTCCAGGGTACTAAAATTAATGGAACAAACTAGTGATGTTAACTTTGTGGTGAAAGGGGATAAGATTTCTTGTGAAAATTTAGGGCAGAAATAGAATCTTTCTAGAAATGAAATATTTCTTGTAAGATAAAATAGGAGGAGTGTTTGGTAAAAAGGTAGCCGTTCATGCCAGAAACACCTAGGGGGGCAGGTGCAAAGTCCCGGAGAGTCAGTTATTAGTAAGTATTTTGAACTTGTAAAAATCTATATGAATAAATTAATATTAATTTTTTGTGTATTACGGTAGGGTGAGGATTGAATTTTGGTACTTGTAATAAAGGTCGATATAAAAATTGTATTGATCGGTATTTGTGGTTTGTTTAGGTATAATTAGGAGTTTAATGCCTAATTATTCAATCCATTAATATTGTGTGAAAAATCAGAGATGTGTAAATGATTTATTTCTGAAAATTCTTATTGTTAGAATTAACTTATATGTATATCTGCAATTGCACCTGTAGCCCCAAATAAATTAATAGTGATATTTTATACCAATTTCTTCATTTGCAGAAATGCCATATGATAAGTGAACGAATGATACAAAACTATTTCGAGAGTTCTGTTATAAACCTAACAGATGATATTTTGGCCAAAAACTATTAGATAGGCTCGTCATTGTCGCTATTTATCCATTCTGGTATGCTTGCGTGTAATCGTATAAAATAAGTTTGGTTTAGATAAATTTATTGAAATGAAATGAGGTTTATATTTCTATTAAGCTGGCTGACCGTAGGGCTTAATCTTTTAGTACTTGCTCAAAGCAAAACTTTTACACCAAAAATAATTGTTTATCCTGATGAAAAATTAGGCCCTGTTAAACCAATACATGGTGTGAATTGTGGTCCAATAGACAGAAACTATTTATTTGACTTTTCAGATTACTTTAAGGAGGCATCAATACCTTCTGTTCGTTTACATGATGCTCCGCTTAAAATATTAGATGTTGTTGATCTTCATTGTCTTTTTCCTGATCCCTCTGCAGATCCTGAAGATCCTAATAATTACGATTTTACACTAACAGACGATTATCTCAAAACAGTAAAAGCTACTGGAGCTGAAATTTATTTTCGTCTAGGGGAGAGTATTGAACATCAGCCAACTAAGAAGTATGTCCGGCCAGAACTATGGGATCCTTCACAACTTGCAAAAGTCTGTGTAAATATTGTGCGGCATTACAATGATGGTTGGAATAATGGATTCTATTGGGGAATTAAATACTGGGAATTTTGGAATGAGCCCGATTTAGATAAACGGACCTGGACCGGTACACCAGATGAGTTTTTTATTTATTATAAAGCCGTTGCCAATGCCCTTAAAAACTATAATGGTTTACTTAAGGTAGGTGGAGCATCTTTTGCAGGGGCTCATGTTATTTTTGATACTAATAATCCTTATCATAGTTTTTTTCAAAAATGTGCGCAACAAAAAGTTCCCCTTGATTTTGTTTCGTGGCATATCTATCCATCAAGCTGGAAAGCTGTAGCCAACTCTGCTGAAAAAGTTAGATATGCACTTGATACGATGGGTTTTTCTAAAACTGAGAGTCATTTAACTGAATGGACGTACTTAGCCCAAGATAAAAAAGGAAGGAATGTGTTTAATACCCGAAAAAATAAGCAATGGGAAGCGTTTGGTAAGATTCGAGATTTTCAGTTAGGTGCTTCCCGAACCCCATTTATATTCGGTTTGCTATCAATGTTTCAAGACCTTCCTATAGATAAAGCTCACCATTATACTGGTGATACTGCCCCAGAGTGGGGTGCTTTTGATTTCAATGGATTGCCAAACAATGTTTATGTTGCACTTAATACTTTTTCACAATTTACAAAGGGGGAAAACCAAAGAGTGCTAAGCGAGGTCTCTTTTGAAAAAATCAATGTTTTAGCGTGCAAAGATGGAGAGCAATTGAATATCGGTATCGCCAATCTTGATGACGCGGTTACTAAAATTAATCTGAAAATTGAGACACTAGGTAGGAAAAACTTAAAAGTTGTGAAGATATCCCAGTATGAAAGCGACTGGAAGGACATAATATTTAGTCAAGAGGATTTTTCAGAGGATTTGGTTGTGCCTATTGCAGGTCCTGGATTAACCTTGGTAACATTAATAGATGAATAATTTTATAGGCTTAATCTTATAAGGGTAAGTATATAATCAAAGATGTCAGCACTTAGCTACATATGATTAGGCCTTGCTGAACCTTGCCCTTTTGATCAGACGATATGTGGAATATCAGGAAAAGCAAGAAAAGAAGTTTGAAAGGTAAATAAAGTTAACATATGGGAAAACTGCCCTTGCCTCCTCAGGGGGCAAGGGCAGTTTTCCGAGACTGTAATCTAAACTCTGTCTGAGACTTTGAAAATCAATTAAAGTTTATAAGATAGAGAGATATGAGCGAAGAACAAGAATCAGCATTTAAGAAGAAAGTACTTGACCAGTTTTTATCAGGAGAGTCCCTGTTCGGCAAGAACGGTGCGCTGTCTCCGATGTTGAAGGAGTTTTTGGAGGAAGCCCTCCAGGCTGAGATGGACGAGCACCTTCGGGATGAAGATGCAGGCCACAGTGCAGGCAACAAACGTAACGGCAAGGGCAGCAAGCGTGTGAAGAGCAACTTGGGAGAAGTGGAGATCGAGACGCCCCAGGACCGTCACAGCAGCTTTGAACCTAAGATCGTCGAGAAGCGCCAGCGTATCCTTGCCGATAACCTTGAGAAGCAGATCATAGGGATGTACTGGCTTGGCAGTAGCTTACGTGACATCTCCGGGTACATCAAGGAAATGTACGATACGGAGGTCTCCACGCAGGTGATAAGCGATATTACCGACCGTGTCGTCCCGAAAGTCAAGGAGTGGCAGAACAGGCCGTTGGAAGAGGTCTATTGCATTGTATGGCTTGATGCCATGCACTTCAAGGTACGTGAGGAAGGAAAGGTACGCCATAAGGCCCTATACAATGTATTAGGGATCAACCGTGAGGGGAAGAAGGAGGTACTGGGCATGTACCTTTCCGAAAGCGAGGGGGCGAACTTCTGGCTACAGGTACTCAGCGATCTACAGCACCGTGGAGTACAGGATATCCTGATCGCCTGTACCGATAACCTTAAGGGCTTTCCCGAGGCGATCGGGTCGATTTTCCCGAAAACAGAGATCCAGCTCTGCGTGGTCCACCAGATCCGGAACAGCCTGAAGTACGTGGCCAGCAAAAACCAAAAGGAGTTTGCCGGTGACCTGAAGAAGATCTATAAGGCCGAGACAAAGGACCTGGCCGAATCGGCATTGTTGGAACTGGAAGAAAAGTGGGGGAAGAAATACCCCATAGTGATCCGTTCCTGGAACGACAACTGGGAGAGGCTGAGTGCCTTCTTTGCCTATACACCGCCCATCAGGAAGCTGATCTATACCACCAATGCGGTGGAAGGCTTCCATCGGCAGGTAAGAAAGGTGACCAAGACCAAAGGGGCATTTACCAGTGACATGGCACTTCTAAAGCTGGTCTATCTGGCCACGCAGCGGATCGAGAAAAAATGGACGACCCCTTTACAGAACTGGAGCTTGACAGTCCAGCAGCTGGCCATTAAATTTGAGGGGAGGCTCCGGTTGGACATCAATACGGAAACCTAATCATTTAGTGAGGAATTTTTTCCCTTCCCGGGGGCTAGCCCCCGGGAAGGGAAAGGACAGAGTTGAGATAACACTCCCAGTTTTCCCCCCTTACAGGGGGTATCACAAATCCCCTTCCTTTGGATGGGGATGTTTTAATTTATCCATTTTTTATGCTGGATATGTCCCTAACAAAAAATAAAAGTTAATAATTATGTGTATCCGTAAGAGTGCACGTAATAAAATATGACAATACGTGTCATTAAATTTCAAGGTATCAGGATAGTTGTTTTCTTGCATAAAAACAAGAAAAGCTATGAACCTTATAGAATTTACGGGCCATTTCCCAGATGAGGAAAGTTGTGAACAATACATCAAGAAATACCGTGAGAAAAGCGGTATACGGTGCAAAAACTGTGAGAAGATAACCCGACACTATTGGTTTGCCAACGGCAGGTTTTTCGAATGCAGCAGTTGTCGGAGACGTTCTTCTCTTAAATCAGGGACGGTAATGGAAAACAGCAAGCTTCCGCTCCGTATCTGGCTATTGGCCATGCTGTTTATGTCGGCGACCAAGAAAGGGTTTTCCTGCCTTGAGCTCCAGCGGCAACTGGGGCTTAGCCGATATGAGACCACTTTCCGTCTGATGCACAGGATACGGTCAGCCATGGGACAACGAGATGAGCTTTATATCCTCAGTGACATGATTGAATATGACGAGTGTTATATGGAAACCGTACAGGAGAACCAGATCTTGGGTCAGCTTAAACGTGGAAAAGGCAGCCAGAAACAGACCGCAGTAGCGGTGGCGGCCGAATCGGTACCCTTGGAAGACCTGGATTCCGGGCAGAAAACAAAGCGCTGTGGCTATTTCAAAATGAGGGTCATGGACAAAGTGGACTGCGAGAGTGTCAATGCCTTTATCCGGGCCAATACCGTAGGGGATGTGGTACTGTTTACAGACAAGAACACGGCCTACTCGAAAATAGAGGAAGTGGTGGCCACCCATTTGGCCGTTCCATCGGGAAAGGGGTCCGTAAACGACACCTTAAAATGGGTACACAAAGCAATCAGTAATCTTAAAAGAACCCTGTTGGGGGTATATCACATGATAACTTATAAATATTTGCAGAACTATTTAAATGAGTTTGTTTACAGATTGAACCGAAGATATTTTGGCAAAGGACTCTTTGAAAGGCTCGTTATTGCCGCAACTTACCCATACGTGCAGTAAAACGGATACACATATTAATAATACTTTCAGGTATACATTAGTCAAAGGTCTTCCTGTTTTTTGGCAATCAAATAAGTAAGCAATTCCCAAGAGTTAGAACGGATTTTTTTATATCCATTGTTTTAAATGGCAGTAATAGAATTACTATTTGATATTTTTTAGTGATGCTTTACCAAGATTTAAAGCTATTGTTCTATTTAATTTTAGATTTATATATGAGTGTTTTACACTTGTGAAAATCTATAGGAATAAATTAATATTAATTTTTTTGTGTATAACGGTAGGGTAGGATTTAATTTTTGGTACTTATAATAAAGTGCAATATAAAATATATGTATTTGTGGGTTTTGTAGTTTGTTTTAATGTAGTGATGGGTTTAATGCCAAATTATACAGGCCATTGGTGATCTGTTATAAACCTGAGACACATAAGTACTTAATTTATTTGCCCAAATTCTTATTTATAAAATTAACTTAATCAAATAACCTCAACCTTAATAAAATTTGTATGAATAAATACATGCATCCGAATCAATACAAAAAGCGAGATTGTCTTGCTTTTTGTAGCCGAAGGAAAATGTTTTTTTGCACCTTATTTACTTTTGCGTTAATAATAAGTTTTTCGCATAAGGTATGCTCAAATACTTTTCGTCAAAGTAGAATAACACTTTCGTTTTCTGAAGCTTCTCTAAAGCATGTAATGACGGAAATCGGAAAACAAAGCGGCTATGAATTTATTTGTAGTGTTTCTTATTTAAAACAAGCAAATCCGGTTACCATTCAGGTAAAAGATAAAGGAATTGAAGAGGTTTTAGAATCCGTATTCGAAAATCAGCCCTTCAAATATGTTTTGGATGAGAGGACTATCATTGTCCAGCCCAAAGCTGTTAAATTACCACTCTTTAATCCTTCACAGACTTTAATAAGACAGGATACTGTTATCACTGGAAAAGTAATGGATTCGCTCAGTGTTTCTCTTCCAGGTGCCACTGTAAGACTAAAAGGAACCAATATAGGGACTGTTACAGATCTTGATGGTAATTTTAGATTAAAGGTTCCGGATTCGAAAGGAATATTGGTGATTTCTTTTGTCTCTTTTGAACCAAAGGAAATAAGCATTGGGTCGGGACTTTATAAGGAAGTAAGATTAAGGGAGTCAAAAAATGCCCTTAATGAAGTAGTGGTTGTAGGCTATAGTGAGCAAAAAAAGATATCCGTAACAGGAGCGATTTCCTCTATTGGAACCAAAGAGTTATTGCAATCTCCTGTTGCTAATGTAAGTAATATGCTTGCAGGAAGGTTACCAGGACTTGTGGCAGTACAACGTAGTGGTGAACCAGGTGCAGATGGTTCTACCTTAAAGATTAGGGGTATTGGGACATTATATGAAGGAGAGGAATCAGACCCATTGGTAATGGTTGATGGAATTGAAAGAAAGGATTTCAACTCTATTGATCCTAATGAAATAGAAACAATATCTATACTAAAGGATGCATCTTCAACGGCCATTTACGGTATTAGAGGGGCCAATGGTGTAATACTAATAACTACAAAGAGGGGACTTTCAGGGCCTCCCAGAGTTAGCTTTACAGCCAATACTGCAGTACAGATGGCTGTGGCCCCACCAGGAACGGTAAATGCATATGAATATGTCACTTTGAGAAATGAGGCTGCTCGTAATGACGGGATAGCGGAAGAAAATTTGCCTTTCTCTCCTGATGAAGTGGAATTATACCGAACTGGTGAGGATCCAATTCTTCATCCGGATGTTGATTGGTATGATATGCTCATCAAACCCTATTCGCTTCAAAGCCAATATAATTTGGGCATAAGGGGCGGAAATGAATTTGCCAAGTACTTTGTTTCTCTGGGTTTATTTGATCAAAATGCTGCCTATAGATTTAATGATTACAATGAATTTAACACAAATGCTAAATATCGCAGATATAATTTTAGGTCTAACCTTGATTTTAATATAACTAAACGATTTACTGTTCGTGTTAATCTTGCTAGTCAAATTGCAAACTCTAATTACCCAGGTTTATCTTCTTCTGATTTATGGTCAAAAGCCCAAGGAAGTAACCCTATTGTTTCTCCCGGAATGGTGGATGGTAGGATAGTGGTGCTTGGAACAGCTACTTCATCTCCCTTATCTGAACTTTTGGGGCAAGGGTATCGAAATAATTTTAATAGTAATATCAATTCTTCTGTAACGCTTGAACATAAGCTCGATTTTGTTACTCCAGGACTTTCAGTTGGCGGTACAATGGCCTACGATAGCTGGTATAGTCATAATATTTCTAGAAGTAAGCCTATTGTAATTTATACAGCTCTGCCTGATCCTGAAAACCCTGATAATATTCTCTATATCCCTAGAGGTGAAGATGGGGTATTAGGTTATTCGCAAGGTTTTGGTAAAAGAAGGAAGGTATATGCTGAATTAAAATTGAACTATTCTAGGCAATTTGGAGACAATTATTTTACAGGACTTATTTTATATAACCAATCAAAAGAACATGATCCTGGC is from Echinicola marina and encodes:
- a CDS encoding GH39 family glycosyl hydrolase; its protein translation is MRFIFLLSWLTVGLNLLVLAQSKTFTPKIIVYPDEKLGPVKPIHGVNCGPIDRNYLFDFSDYFKEASIPSVRLHDAPLKILDVVDLHCLFPDPSADPEDPNNYDFTLTDDYLKTVKATGAEIYFRLGESIEHQPTKKYVRPELWDPSQLAKVCVNIVRHYNDGWNNGFYWGIKYWEFWNEPDLDKRTWTGTPDEFFIYYKAVANALKNYNGLLKVGGASFAGAHVIFDTNNPYHSFFQKCAQQKVPLDFVSWHIYPSSWKAVANSAEKVRYALDTMGFSKTESHLTEWTYLAQDKKGRNVFNTRKNKQWEAFGKIRDFQLGASRTPFIFGLLSMFQDLPIDKAHHYTGDTAPEWGAFDFNGLPNNVYVALNTFSQFTKGENQRVLSEVSFEKINVLACKDGEQLNIGIANLDDAVTKINLKIETLGRKNLKVVKISQYESDWKDIIFSQEDFSEDLVVPIAGPGLTLVTLIDE
- a CDS encoding IS256 family transposase encodes the protein MSEEQESAFKKKVLDQFLSGESLFGKNGALSPMLKEFLEEALQAEMDEHLRDEDAGHSAGNKRNGKGSKRVKSNLGEVEIETPQDRHSSFEPKIVEKRQRILADNLEKQIIGMYWLGSSLRDISGYIKEMYDTEVSTQVISDITDRVVPKVKEWQNRPLEEVYCIVWLDAMHFKVREEGKVRHKALYNVLGINREGKKEVLGMYLSESEGANFWLQVLSDLQHRGVQDILIACTDNLKGFPEAIGSIFPKTEIQLCVVHQIRNSLKYVASKNQKEFAGDLKKIYKAETKDLAESALLELEEKWGKKYPIVIRSWNDNWERLSAFFAYTPPIRKLIYTTNAVEGFHRQVRKVTKTKGAFTSDMALLKLVYLATQRIEKKWTTPLQNWSLTVQQLAIKFEGRLRLDINTET
- a CDS encoding DUF4982 domain-containing protein, whose protein sequence is MKFKLLLLIGEILLFHCVQAQRTTYNFNSNWKVEVGNPEGAENPKFNDRQWKEVTLPYAWNEDEAFKVDIHSMSTGIAWYRKNFVLPKGTEGKKVFLEFEGVRQGGEFYINGIHIGRHENGAMAVGFDVSDLLKPSPATNIIAVRTDNDWDYREKSTGTKFQWSDRNFNVNYGGIPKNVYLHITDKLYQTLPLYANLGTEGVYIYAQDINIREGSASITANSQIRNEYASAKTFQYQVDIKEKNGSLLKSFGSTPTTLSPGQTDYIFASAKVEGLHFWSWGYGYLYDVYTKLLVDGEVIDEVKTTTGFRKTDFKNGMVYLNDRVLQIKGYAQRTSNEWPGVGLSVPAWLSDFSNRMMVEGNANLVRWMHITPWKQDIASCDRVGLIQAMPAGDAESDVQDNRWEQRKNLMREAIIYNRNNPSILFYECGNDNISEEHMSEMKQIRDTYDPYGGRAIGSREMLDSKVAEYGGEMLYINKSADQPMWATEYSRDEGLRKYWDEYTPPYHKDGDGPLYKGKNASAYNRNQDSHAIENIIRWYDYFRERPGTGRRVSSGGVNIIFSDTQTHFRGAENYRRSGEVDPMRIPKDGFYAHQVMWDGWVDPENSRTHIIGHWNYEKGVEKPIYVVSNAEEVELFINNRSLGKGVQSHRFLFTFKDVAWRPGSIKAVSYNENGEAVSEDEILTAGEPKSLKLSLIQRPEGMIANGHDLGLIQVEVVDEEGNRCPTALDMIKFELNGPAEWRGGIAQGPEDNYVLSQKLPVEGGVNRVFVRACEEAGEISISASAEGLESASLKWFSKPYLVEKGLSKSLPGQGLDSYLGRGPTPQGTSVQPSRIAVEVMAAKTQENTETVENSFDDNELTSWKNDGERSSGWIEYELEREAELSEITMKLSNWRNRSYPISISIDGQEVYSGNTPKSLGYVTLKFPPTKGKKVLIKLIGANIDGDAFGIVEITGKVEPSGEEKKSKGSLNIVEIEFYETLTKNE
- a CDS encoding FecR family protein codes for the protein MDKITFQHLADKFVQGKTNKSENILLKEYYRKLSINGNIEISKEKEESIRTSILHEIRNRIHEENVRLNHRNATKSTKNIFFRTGVAAIIVLGILLVGSVFYHQLDISRNNLAYDMDFPPGKEKAILTMSNGEKINLLDLKEGDVLDIEGGKITKSAEGQVIYNASSNTDDLSDRYNSISTPVGGKYQVILPDGSKVWLNSSSEIEYPIAFSSDERKVKLKGEAYFEVESDLKRPFSVESEGQVVTVHGTHFNINSYSEEGAIKTTLVEGSISVKNTLTNDSKLLIPGNQSAIYRDSLAVYEVSVDESIAWKDGYFLFNETDLKSIMRQIERWYGVEVEYESIPDVEFFGKISRSSTLSRVLKLMEQTSDVNFVVKGDKISCENLGQK
- a CDS encoding IS1595 family transposase, with the translated sequence MNLIEFTGHFPDEESCEQYIKKYREKSGIRCKNCEKITRHYWFANGRFFECSSCRRRSSLKSGTVMENSKLPLRIWLLAMLFMSATKKGFSCLELQRQLGLSRYETTFRLMHRIRSAMGQRDELYILSDMIEYDECYMETVQENQILGQLKRGKGSQKQTAVAVAAESVPLEDLDSGQKTKRCGYFKMRVMDKVDCESVNAFIRANTVGDVVLFTDKNTAYSKIEEVVATHLAVPSGKGSVNDTLKWVHKAISNLKRTLLGVYHMITYKYLQNYLNEFVYRLNRRYFGKGLFERLVIAATYPYVQ
- a CDS encoding RNA polymerase sigma factor, whose translation is MIALSQLEDQKLIILLKKGNDEAFTALYNRYWKSLYKTANAIIKDESIASDIVQDVFVSLWQRKDEIEVSSLKAYLHQATRFAVFKAIRQNKVDAEFYERVRQVSVEIITDNPYLFKEQQQLLDRIVNSLPDNCKDTFKLSREEGLTYRQIAQKLKVSEKTVEKRISKSLRYIRNGLNIELCLGIIYCVFK